The genomic window TGACGGCGGCCGCGAGTCCGGCGGGCCCGGCTCCGACGACGGCCAGTTCGCAGGGCGGCGTGGTGGGTTCAGACGGCGAGTTCGTCATGACCGCTGCCCTTCTGTGTGGTGACGGCGTCGCCCGGGCGGGCCGGGACGATGCAGGCGCGCCGGTTGGGGCGGCCGTTGACCGTGGCGAGGCAGTCGTAGCAGGTGCCGACGGCGCAGAAGGCACCACGGGGCGCGCCGCCGTCGCGGGTCGTGCGCCAGGAGAGGATCCCCGCCGCCCAGAGCGCCGCGGCGATGCTCTGCCCGGGCAGCGCGGTGAGGGGGCGTCCGTCGAAGGTGATCTCGTACGGGGGGCCCGGCTCGGCCCTCACCAGGGAGGCCGGTGTTCTGGTCACTGCGCTGCTCCTGCCTGGTCGAAACGGTGGGGCCGAAACGGCCGCGGGTCCAGGGGTGGTTGCCCGCCGCTGAGTGCGGCGGCGATCAGCAGTCCGGTGGCCGGGGCGAGGCCGATGCCCGCGCCTTCGTGGCCGCATGCGTGGAACAGTCCGGGCACGCGCGGGTCGGCGCCGATCGCGGGGAGGTGGTCGGGGAGATAGGGGCGAAAGCCGTGGTAGGTGCGGATGGCGCGTACGCCCGCGAGTACCGGGAAGAGCCTGGTGGCCTGGGCGGCGAGGCGGCGCAGGGCCTCGGCGGACAGGGTCCGGTCGTAGCCGACGCGTTCGCGGGTCGCGCCGATCAGCACGGGCCCCGCGGGGGTGCCTTCGACGACGGCGGAGGACTGGAGGGCGGCGGAGTCGCTGGCGACGTCGGAGATGTAGTCGGCGGCGTAGACCTTGTGGCGGACGACTCGCGGCAGGGGCTCGGTGACGAGGACGAAGCCGCGGCGCGGGAGGACGGGCAGCCGGGTGCCTGCCAGTCGGGCGACGTCGCCGCCCCAGGTGCCGGCGGCGTTGACGACGGCGGGTGCGTGGAGTTCGCCGTGCGGTGTGCGTACGCCGCGGACGGTGCCGTCGGACCGGGTGAGGACGGCGGTGACCTCTTCCCCGAGGCGGACGCGGGCGCCGGATTCGCGTGCCGTTCGCAGGAGTTGGGCGGCGGCGCGGGCGGGCTGGACCTGGGCGTCCTGGGGGTAGTGGAAGCCGCCGGCGAGTCCGTGCGCGAGGTGGGGTTCCAGGTCGTGGAGCCGGTCGGCGGGGACGGCGTGGGCCTCGACACCGGCCTTGCGCTGGCCCTCGGCGAAGTCGCGCAGTGCGGTGAGGGCGGTCTCGTCGGGCGCGACGACGAGACCGCCCTTGGGCTCGTACTCGGTCTGCGCCGGCAGGACGTCGGCGAGCTCGCGCCAGAGCCGGGTCGACAGCAGCGCGAGGTCGAGCTCGGGCCCCGCCTCCTTGTCGGAGACGAGGAGATTGCCTTCCCCGGTGCCGGTGGTGCCGCCCGCGACGGAGCCGCGGTCGAGGACCGTCACGGCGAGTCCGGCGCGGCTCGCGTAGTACGCGCAGGCCGCTCCGACGACGCCGGCGCCGATGATGACGGCGTCCTGGGGACCACGAGGGTTTCCGGCGGGCACGGCAGTAATATGTCACATTGCCATGGCGCCGGGGAAGGGAATCGCGCACCCGGGCGGTGACGCGTACGCGGGACGCGTACGGATCAGCTGCGCAGCGGCCCTTCGCAGCGGTAAGTCGACGTTCCCGCACGGCCGTTGGTCCAGATCTCCACCGGGCCGAAGGAGCAGTTCATGTCGGCGAGGTTGGTGGAGGCCGCTCCCGCCCGGTCGAGGATGAAGTAGTCGACCGTCTCGGACATGTCCTTGAAGACGAGGTCCGGGTCGGCGGAGTCGGCGAGATCGGCGGTGATCCTGCCGGTGCAGGTGAAGCGCCGCTTGCCGGGGTCGCCGTTGTCCGTGCAGAGCGGGTCGGCCTGAGTGGCGCCGGCGAAGGAGGCGCGGACGGCCTCCGGCGTCGCGTCCGTGAGCCGGTCGTCGGGTGTGTACGTGGTGTTGGGTACGAACAGGTCGTCGACGTCCGCGATCTGTGCGTCCAGGAAGCTGTCGTAGACCCGCTGGAGCGCCTGGTCGGCGCCGAGCCGGGCGCGCCAGGCGTCGAAGGCCGCGGGGTCGTCGGCCCGCAGATGGCCGTACATCTCCCGCAGCAGGGAGGGCCGTTCGGTCCACAGGAACTCGAAGAACGTGCCCGCGTAGTCGTAGAAGCGGAAGCCGTCGCCTTCGTACGTGGCGTGCAGCAGCTGGTCGACGGTCATCCGCGGGCCGCCGCCGGCGGTGTCGTCGATGACGCCCTGGACCAGGGACTTGCGGACGGCGATTCCGTTGTCGCGGGTGGCGCCGTCGAAGAACTCCGCCGTGCCCTCGTCCATCGCGGTGGTGCGGTCGCCGCTGTACCAGGGGCCCTCGCCGAAGTATCCGGGCACGGCCCAGCGGCCGTTGAGGTAGTGGACGTACTCGTGCCGGAAGAGTTCTTCGAGGGTGAGGGAGGAGTCCTGCGGGACGCGGCGCTGGTAGGTGTAGAACGTCGCGCCGCGCTCGATGTAGATGCCGCCGTTCTCGGTGCCCATGCCGGTGAGGACGGGATGGTAGACCTCGTAATCGGAGCGCGAGCCGTACAGCACGATGTTCAGCGAGGTGTTGGTGTCGCCGGCGAGCGGCTGCTCGGTGCCGAGGACCCGGTGGAACTGCGCCTTGACCTGCTTGCTCGCGTAGTAGAGCTGGTC from Streptomyces sp. FIT100 includes these protein-coding regions:
- a CDS encoding FAD-binding oxidoreductase translates to MPAGNPRGPQDAVIIGAGVVGAACAYYASRAGLAVTVLDRGSVAGGTTGTGEGNLLVSDKEAGPELDLALLSTRLWRELADVLPAQTEYEPKGGLVVAPDETALTALRDFAEGQRKAGVEAHAVPADRLHDLEPHLAHGLAGGFHYPQDAQVQPARAAAQLLRTARESGARVRLGEEVTAVLTRSDGTVRGVRTPHGELHAPAVVNAAGTWGGDVARLAGTRLPVLPRRGFVLVTEPLPRVVRHKVYAADYISDVASDSAALQSSAVVEGTPAGPVLIGATRERVGYDRTLSAEALRRLAAQATRLFPVLAGVRAIRTYHGFRPYLPDHLPAIGADPRVPGLFHACGHEGAGIGLAPATGLLIAAALSGGQPPLDPRPFRPHRFDQAGAAQ
- a CDS encoding (2Fe-2S)-binding protein, producing the protein MTRTPASLVRAEPGPPYEITFDGRPLTALPGQSIAAALWAAGILSWRTTRDGGAPRGAFCAVGTCYDCLATVNGRPNRRACIVPARPGDAVTTQKGSGHDELAV